One genomic window of Bradyrhizobium sp. CCGE-LA001 includes the following:
- a CDS encoding GNAT family N-acetyltransferase, giving the protein MHDSDEALLDRPIWSALTTSHKHLAEGGPRALRYPVDMTPFADMIDMSAASFAALGDLMSGSQVAVLFTPEPVDVPAAFKVVLAETGEQMIGSPADSPLRDAEIVTLGAADVPAMMALTELTKPGPFAARTHQLGTFLGIRIGGELVAMTGERMKPGKFTEMTAVCVHPDYRGRGYAQALLAAVARQIEARGEFPFLHVFSHNTSAIALYQRQGMRIRRRLYVTVLMKQE; this is encoded by the coding sequence GTGCACGACAGCGATGAGGCGCTGCTGGATCGTCCGATCTGGAGCGCGCTGACGACCAGCCACAAGCATCTGGCCGAGGGCGGCCCGCGCGCGCTGCGCTATCCCGTCGACATGACGCCGTTTGCCGACATGATCGACATGTCCGCGGCGAGCTTTGCCGCACTCGGCGATCTGATGTCGGGCTCGCAGGTCGCCGTGCTGTTCACGCCTGAGCCGGTCGACGTGCCCGCCGCCTTCAAGGTCGTGCTCGCCGAGACCGGCGAGCAGATGATCGGCTCGCCGGCCGATAGCCCGCTGCGCGACGCCGAGATCGTCACGTTGGGCGCCGCCGACGTGCCGGCCATGATGGCGCTGACGGAGCTGACCAAGCCCGGGCCGTTCGCGGCGAGGACGCACCAGCTCGGTACGTTCCTCGGGATCCGCATCGGCGGTGAGCTGGTTGCGATGACCGGCGAACGGATGAAGCCGGGCAAGTTCACCGAGATGACGGCCGTCTGCGTCCATCCCGACTATCGCGGCCGCGGCTATGCGCAGGCGCTGCTCGCGGCGGTCGCGCGCCAGATCGAGGCGCGCGGCGAGTTTCCATTCCTGCACGTATTCTCCCACAACACGTCCGCCATCGCGCTCTACCAGCGGCAGGGAATGCGGATCCGGCGCCGGCTATACGTCACCGTGCTGATGAAGCAGGAATAA
- a CDS encoding serine hydrolase domain-containing protein, with protein MDARTPDFSAARTAMQRYVDQEIIPGASWAVLRGREVVDQQYVGFADREAKTPLRPDHIFRAFSNTKIFVTCAIMLLVEEGRIGLDDAVETFLPQLGNRKVLRQGASSLADVEPAKGSITIRQLLTHTSGLSYGIFDPGTVLFKGYNEARVLNPLTPLSDMIDKLADLPLSYHPGEAWEYSVATDVLGRVVEVVSGQPLDAFFKARIFDPLGMTDTGFYVPEQQQGRLVALYNGADVLDPMKPGLTRADHLPYPQAYRRPLPRLSGGGGLVSTLPDMLALVRALLPGSDALLKPETLRLMMTNQLPAGRTIRFANLGPIPGKGFGLGGAVTFAPTPFDPPNSTGEFQWGGLAGTHWWICPEANTAGVLMTQRYMGFWNPFFFEFKRLAYQAVGA; from the coding sequence ATGGACGCCAGGACACCCGATTTTTCCGCCGCACGGACGGCGATGCAGCGCTACGTCGATCAGGAGATCATACCGGGCGCATCCTGGGCGGTGCTGCGTGGGCGCGAGGTGGTCGACCAGCAATACGTCGGCTTTGCCGATCGCGAAGCGAAGACACCGCTGCGGCCCGACCATATCTTCCGCGCATTCTCGAACACAAAGATCTTCGTCACGTGCGCGATCATGCTGCTCGTCGAGGAAGGCCGCATCGGGCTCGACGATGCCGTCGAGACATTCCTGCCGCAGCTCGGCAATCGCAAGGTGCTGAGGCAGGGCGCTTCGAGCCTTGCCGATGTCGAGCCGGCGAAGGGCTCGATCACGATCCGTCAACTTCTGACCCACACATCCGGTCTCAGCTACGGCATCTTCGATCCCGGCACGGTTCTGTTCAAGGGCTATAACGAGGCGCGCGTGCTCAATCCGCTGACGCCGCTCTCCGACATGATCGACAAGCTCGCCGATCTGCCGCTGTCCTACCATCCCGGCGAGGCCTGGGAATATTCGGTGGCAACGGATGTGCTCGGCCGTGTCGTCGAAGTCGTCTCCGGCCAGCCGCTCGACGCCTTCTTCAAAGCGCGGATCTTCGATCCGCTCGGCATGACCGATACCGGCTTTTACGTCCCTGAACAGCAGCAGGGCAGGCTGGTCGCACTCTATAATGGCGCCGACGTGCTCGATCCCATGAAGCCCGGCCTGACCCGGGCCGACCATCTGCCTTATCCGCAGGCCTATCGGAGGCCGCTGCCGCGGCTGTCGGGCGGCGGCGGGCTGGTCTCGACCTTGCCCGACATGCTCGCGCTGGTGCGCGCGCTGCTGCCCGGTTCCGACGCGCTGCTGAAGCCGGAAACGCTGCGGCTGATGATGACGAACCAGCTGCCGGCAGGCCGGACGATTCGCTTTGCCAATCTCGGGCCGATCCCCGGCAAGGGCTTTGGTCTCGGCGGCGCCGTCACCTTCGCGCCGACGCCGTTCGATCCCCCGAACTCCACCGGTGAATTCCAATGGGGCGGCCTTGCCGGCACCCATTGGTGGATCTGCCCCGAGGCCAATACCGCAGGCGTGCTGATGACGCAGCGCTACATGGGTTTTTGGAATCCGTTCTTCTTCGAGTTCAAGCGCCTGGCCTATCAGGCCGTTGGAGCTTGA
- a CDS encoding RtcB family protein, translating into MQDARFENAPLKVFGPHEDATIAQMRNCMAVGNVVSGVICADGHLGYAQPVGGVIAYEKQISISGVGFDIGCGNMAARLDTRFDDIAGLVPTIIRDVARTISFGVGRANAERAEHDLFDDGNAWRESDMESYRQKAVSQLGTVGSGNHYVDLMRDEEGFVWIGVHFGSRGLGHTSATRYLKAAGGKDGMNVPPAVVDEDSELGRRYIAAMQLAGRYAYAGREWVVERVRQIIGGSVTESVHNHHNYAWRETHDGRDLWVVRKGATPAFPGQKGFVGGSMGDDAVILEGVDSPEAKASLYSTVHGAGRLFGRREAKRRFSRAEMDQWLNERGVTLIGADLDESPMAYRRLPDVLAQHAGTVRVLHTLRPFAVAMAGEGEFDPWKD; encoded by the coding sequence ATGCAGGACGCCCGCTTCGAGAATGCGCCGCTGAAGGTCTTCGGCCCGCACGAGGACGCGACCATCGCGCAGATGCGCAACTGCATGGCGGTCGGCAATGTCGTGTCCGGCGTGATCTGCGCCGACGGCCATCTCGGCTATGCGCAGCCGGTCGGCGGGGTCATCGCCTATGAGAAGCAGATCAGCATCTCCGGCGTCGGCTTCGATATCGGCTGCGGCAACATGGCGGCTCGGCTCGACACGCGCTTCGACGACATCGCAGGTCTCGTCCCGACGATCATCCGCGACGTCGCCAGGACCATCTCGTTCGGCGTGGGCCGCGCCAACGCCGAGCGGGCCGAGCACGATCTGTTCGACGACGGCAATGCCTGGCGCGAGAGCGACATGGAGTCCTACCGCCAGAAAGCGGTGAGCCAGCTCGGCACGGTCGGATCGGGCAACCACTATGTCGACCTCATGCGCGACGAAGAAGGCTTCGTCTGGATCGGCGTCCATTTCGGCAGCCGCGGTCTCGGACATACCTCCGCAACGCGCTACCTCAAGGCCGCCGGCGGCAAGGACGGCATGAACGTTCCGCCCGCGGTGGTCGACGAGGATAGCGAGCTCGGCCGCCGCTACATCGCGGCGATGCAGCTCGCCGGGCGCTATGCCTATGCGGGCCGCGAGTGGGTGGTCGAACGCGTCCGCCAGATCATCGGCGGCAGCGTGACCGAGAGCGTGCACAACCACCACAATTATGCCTGGCGTGAGACCCACGACGGGCGTGATCTTTGGGTGGTGCGCAAGGGTGCGACGCCGGCGTTTCCCGGCCAGAAGGGATTCGTCGGCGGCTCCATGGGCGACGACGCCGTCATCCTCGAAGGCGTCGATAGTCCGGAAGCCAAGGCCTCGCTCTACTCGACCGTGCACGGCGCTGGCCGCCTGTTCGGGCGGAGAGAGGCGAAGCGGCGCTTCTCGCGTGCGGAGATGGACCAGTGGCTCAACGAACGCGGCGTCACCTTGATCGGTGCCGACCTCGACGAGAGCCCGATGGCCTATCGCCGCCTGCCCGACGTGCTGGCGCAGCACGCCGGCACCGTGCGCGTGCTGCATACGCTGCGGCCGTTCGCCGTCGCCATGGCCGGCGAAGGCGAGTTCGATCCGTGGAAGGACTGA
- a CDS encoding TROVE domain-containing protein: protein MVRLNKIVRAFTREGARAIRFTPEMELKRALMNCLLWEDQFYEDGVAIADRIKTLVPKVAPARVAQLAIEARDVMKLRHAPLLVVREMARNEKHRALVADTLAQVIQRPDEMTEMLAIYWADALGPQQQRKRQPVSAQVKKGLARALTKFDAYQLAKWDRDGAVRIRDVLFLVHAKPKDAEQEKVWKQLVDGELASPDTWEVSLSAGKSKRETFERLIAEKKLGGLALLRNLRLMQTAQVPRETIARAIEAMRTDRILPYRFITAARYAPDFEPELEAAMLKSVKDHVRLPGRTRLLIDVSGSMFATLSAQSEMTRAEAACGLAILAREICDEVEIFTFSNEVVKVPPRRGFALRDAIINSQAHGGTYLGKAVTEIDRKGDRLIVFTDEQSHDQVPEPKARGTMVNVASYQHGVGHGAWTRVNGFSEAVVAWIAASETALN, encoded by the coding sequence ATGGTCAGGCTCAACAAGATCGTTCGCGCCTTCACGCGTGAGGGCGCCCGCGCCATTCGCTTCACGCCCGAGATGGAGCTGAAGCGGGCGCTGATGAACTGCCTCCTGTGGGAGGACCAGTTCTACGAGGACGGCGTTGCGATCGCCGACCGCATCAAGACGCTGGTGCCGAAGGTCGCGCCTGCGCGCGTCGCGCAGCTTGCGATCGAGGCGCGCGACGTGATGAAGCTGCGGCATGCGCCGCTGCTCGTCGTCCGCGAGATGGCGCGCAACGAAAAGCACCGCGCCCTCGTTGCCGACACGCTTGCCCAGGTGATCCAGCGTCCCGACGAGATGACGGAGATGCTGGCGATCTACTGGGCGGATGCGCTCGGCCCTCAGCAGCAGCGCAAGCGTCAGCCGGTCTCCGCGCAGGTCAAGAAGGGCCTTGCCCGCGCGCTGACCAAGTTCGACGCCTACCAGCTCGCCAAATGGGACCGCGACGGCGCGGTGCGGATCAGGGACGTGCTGTTCCTGGTACACGCCAAGCCGAAGGACGCCGAGCAGGAGAAGGTGTGGAAGCAGCTCGTCGATGGCGAACTCGCTTCCCCCGACACCTGGGAGGTCTCGCTCTCGGCCGGCAAGAGCAAGCGCGAGACCTTCGAGCGGCTGATCGCCGAGAAGAAGCTCGGCGGCCTGGCGCTGCTGCGCAATCTGCGCCTGATGCAGACGGCGCAGGTCCCGCGCGAGACCATCGCACGCGCGATCGAGGCGATGCGGACGGATCGTATCCTTCCCTACCGCTTCATCACGGCGGCGCGTTATGCGCCGGACTTCGAGCCCGAGCTCGAAGCTGCGATGCTCAAGTCGGTCAAGGACCATGTCCGGCTCCCCGGCCGCACCCGGCTCCTGATCGACGTATCGGGCTCGATGTTCGCGACGCTCTCCGCGCAGTCGGAAATGACACGCGCGGAGGCGGCGTGTGGCCTTGCCATCCTTGCCCGCGAAATCTGCGACGAGGTCGAGATCTTCACCTTCAGCAATGAGGTCGTGAAGGTCCCGCCCCGCCGCGGCTTCGCACTGCGGGACGCGATCATCAACTCGCAAGCGCATGGCGGGACCTATCTCGGCAAGGCCGTCACGGAGATCGACCGCAAGGGCGATCGCCTGATCGTCTTCACCGACGAGCAGAGCCACGACCAGGTGCCCGAGCCCAAAGCACGCGGCACCATGGTCAACGTGGCCTCGTATCAGCACGGTGTCGGCCACGGTGCCTGGACCCGCGTCAACGGCTTCTCCGAGGCCGTGGTCGCGTGGATCGCAGCATCCGAGACGGCGTTGAACTGA
- a CDS encoding DUF429 domain-containing protein — MPNYLGLDGFRFGWVAAWIDARGDHGFDYSPGLTRLLAMPHARAMIDMPIGLEWSGYRACDWRARELIGASVFLGARRDLWTFADMAAANRHYWKQEGRGRGVSAQLWNIRDKLKEVDDVMTPARQATVGEAHPEMIFWNLAGRVRLEPKTSARGSEQRIALLRDRGFTSIERWLTLRHGTGIGRDDLIDACACAVAARDSTHSVGDGKTDPRGLRMEINY; from the coding sequence GTGCCGAACTATCTTGGGCTCGATGGATTTCGCTTCGGCTGGGTCGCAGCCTGGATCGACGCGCGCGGCGATCACGGCTTCGATTATTCGCCGGGCCTGACGCGCCTGCTCGCGATGCCGCATGCACGCGCGATGATCGACATGCCGATCGGTCTGGAGTGGAGCGGCTATCGCGCCTGCGATTGGCGGGCGCGTGAGCTGATCGGCGCCTCCGTATTTCTCGGCGCGCGCCGCGACCTCTGGACGTTTGCCGACATGGCCGCGGCCAATCGCCATTATTGGAAGCAGGAAGGCAGGGGCAGGGGCGTGTCGGCGCAGCTCTGGAACATCAGGGACAAGCTCAAGGAAGTCGACGACGTCATGACGCCCGCGCGGCAGGCGACGGTCGGCGAAGCGCATCCCGAAATGATCTTCTGGAATCTGGCCGGCCGCGTTCGGCTCGAGCCGAAGACGTCGGCGCGCGGGAGCGAGCAGCGCATTGCCCTGCTGAGAGATCGGGGCTTCACCAGTATCGAAAGATGGCTGACGCTGCGCCATGGCACCGGCATCGGCCGCGACGATCTCATCGATGCCTGCGCGTGCGCGGTCGCGGCACGCGACAGCACGCACTCCGTCGGCGACGGCAAGACCGATCCGCGCGGCTTGCGGATGGAGATCAACTATTGA
- a CDS encoding glutathione S-transferase family protein, translating into MSDLFAFPITKRWPAKHPELLQLYSLPTPNGVKVSIMLEEIGLPYEVHLVDFGKDDQKTAEFLSLNPNGKIPAILDPNGPGGRPLPLFESGAILQYLAEKTGKLLPVDAARRYQTIQWVHFQMGGIGPMFGQVGFFHKFAGKDFEDKRPRDRYVDEARRLLGVMETHLAGRQWFMDDDYTIADISMLGWVRNLIGFYGAGDLVEFTQFKSVGAWLERGLARPAVQRGLNIPQRP; encoded by the coding sequence ATGTCCGATCTGTTCGCCTTTCCCATCACCAAGCGCTGGCCGGCCAAGCATCCCGAGCTGCTTCAGCTCTACTCCTTGCCGACACCCAACGGCGTCAAGGTCTCGATCATGCTGGAAGAGATCGGATTGCCTTACGAGGTCCATCTCGTCGATTTCGGCAAGGACGACCAGAAGACGGCCGAGTTCCTCTCGCTCAATCCCAACGGCAAGATCCCGGCGATCCTCGATCCCAACGGCCCCGGCGGCAGGCCGTTGCCGCTGTTCGAGTCCGGCGCGATCCTGCAATACCTCGCAGAGAAGACGGGCAAGCTGCTGCCGGTGGACGCCGCGCGTCGCTACCAGACCATCCAATGGGTGCACTTCCAGATGGGCGGCATCGGGCCGATGTTCGGCCAGGTCGGCTTCTTCCACAAATTCGCCGGCAAGGATTTCGAGGACAAGCGGCCCCGTGACCGCTACGTCGATGAAGCCAGGCGCCTGCTCGGCGTGATGGAGACGCATCTCGCCGGCCGGCAATGGTTCATGGATGACGACTACACCATCGCCGACATCTCCATGCTCGGCTGGGTGCGCAATCTCATCGGCTTCTACGGCGCGGGCGATCTGGTCGAATTCACCCAGTTCAAGTCGGTCGGTGCCTGGCTCGAACGCGGCCTTGCGCGTCCGGCCGTGCAGCGCGGGCTGAACATTCCGCAGCGGCCCTGA
- a CDS encoding tRNA-binding protein has translation MHVTHDPAAATSPTIDFNSFLAVDIRVGTIVDAKPFPEARKPAWRLWIDFGPAIGVRKSSAQITENHPLETLVGQQVAAVVNFPPRQIGPVVSEVLTLGFPDADGKVVLVQPSKPVPNGGRLF, from the coding sequence ATGCACGTCACCCACGATCCTGCAGCCGCCACATCGCCGACCATCGATTTCAACAGCTTCCTCGCGGTCGATATCCGCGTCGGCACCATCGTCGATGCAAAACCGTTTCCGGAGGCGCGCAAGCCGGCCTGGCGATTGTGGATCGACTTCGGCCCTGCGATCGGCGTGCGCAAGAGCTCGGCGCAGATCACCGAAAATCATCCGCTGGAGACGCTGGTCGGGCAACAGGTCGCCGCCGTCGTCAACTTCCCGCCACGCCAGATCGGCCCCGTCGTCTCCGAGGTGCTGACGCTCGGCTTTCCCGATGCCGACGGAAAGGTGGTGCTGGTGCAGCCGAGCAAGCCCGTGCCGAACGGCGGACGGCTGTTCTAG
- a CDS encoding ArsC family reductase: MPNIIYGIKNCDTMKKARAWLDSHGVAYEFHDYKTAGVEKDKLKQWSDKVGWETLLNRAGTTFKKLPDSDKEGLSEKKALALMLAQPSMIKRPVLEIGGKLLVGFKPNIYAKEVRTK; this comes from the coding sequence TTGCCCAACATCATCTACGGCATCAAGAACTGCGACACCATGAAGAAGGCGCGCGCATGGCTCGACAGCCATGGCGTCGCTTACGAGTTTCACGACTACAAGACGGCGGGAGTGGAGAAGGACAAGCTCAAGCAGTGGAGCGACAAGGTCGGCTGGGAGACGTTGCTCAATCGCGCCGGCACGACCTTCAAGAAGCTGCCCGATTCCGACAAGGAAGGCCTCAGCGAGAAGAAGGCGCTGGCGTTGATGCTAGCGCAACCATCGATGATCAAGCGGCCGGTGTTGGAAATCGGCGGCAAGCTGCTGGTCGGCTTCAAGCCGAACATCTACGCCAAGGAAGTCAGGACCAAATAA
- a CDS encoding ABC transporter ATP-binding protein yields MADEFILETEGLTKEFAGFFAVRDVALKVRRGSIHALIGPNGAGKTTCFNLLTKFLKPSAGKILYKGQDITAMAPADVARMGLVRSFQISAVFPHLTALENVRVALQRQHGSSFDFWRSKSVLNRFNDRARELLNDVGLSEFANTPAVEMPYGRKRALEIATTLALDPEMMLLDEPMAGMGHEDIDKIAALIKRISAKYTILMVEHNLSVVANLSDIITVLTRGQVLAQGHYSELTKDERVKEAYLGAGHA; encoded by the coding sequence TTGGCTGATGAGTTCATTCTCGAAACGGAAGGCTTGACCAAGGAGTTCGCGGGCTTCTTCGCCGTACGCGACGTTGCGCTCAAGGTTCGCCGTGGGAGCATCCATGCGTTGATCGGCCCGAACGGGGCCGGCAAGACGACCTGCTTCAACCTTCTGACCAAGTTCCTCAAACCGTCTGCCGGGAAGATTCTGTACAAGGGGCAGGACATCACGGCGATGGCGCCGGCCGACGTGGCCCGCATGGGTCTGGTTCGTTCGTTCCAGATTTCGGCGGTATTTCCGCATCTCACCGCGCTGGAGAACGTCCGCGTTGCGCTTCAGCGCCAGCACGGCTCCTCGTTCGACTTCTGGCGTTCGAAATCCGTGCTCAACCGCTTCAACGACCGCGCGCGCGAGCTGTTGAACGATGTCGGCCTCAGCGAGTTTGCCAACACGCCCGCAGTCGAGATGCCCTACGGGCGCAAGCGCGCACTGGAGATCGCAACGACGCTGGCACTCGACCCTGAGATGATGCTGCTGGACGAGCCGATGGCCGGCATGGGCCACGAGGACATCGACAAGATCGCGGCGCTGATCAAGCGCATCTCCGCGAAATACACCATCCTGATGGTCGAGCATAATCTGAGCGTCGTGGCCAATCTCTCCGACATCATCACCGTGCTGACGCGCGGGCAGGTGCTCGCGCAGGGCCATTACTCGGAGCTCACCAAGGACGAGCGCGTCAAGGAAGCCTATCTGGGAGCCGGTCATGCCTGA
- a CDS encoding ABC transporter ATP-binding protein, with product MPDTAIAEAPVKAATGGNILQVRNLEAWYGESHILHGINFDVNAGEVVTLLGRNGAGKTTTLKSIMGIIGKRTGSVKFNNQDIIRATSDRIARMGIAFCPEERGIFSSLDVRENLMLPPVVREGGLPLDQIFDLFPNLKERLKSQGTKLSGGEQQMLAIARILRTGASFLMLDEPTEGLAPVIIQQIGHTIARLKKEGFTILLVEQNFRFASTVADRYYVVEHGKIIDGFSNAELAANMDKLHTYLGV from the coding sequence ATGCCTGACACTGCGATCGCCGAGGCTCCGGTAAAGGCTGCGACCGGTGGAAACATCCTTCAAGTCCGCAACCTGGAAGCCTGGTACGGCGAGTCCCACATCCTGCACGGGATCAACTTCGACGTGAATGCGGGCGAGGTCGTCACCCTGCTCGGGCGCAACGGCGCCGGCAAGACGACCACGCTGAAGTCGATCATGGGCATCATCGGCAAGCGTACCGGCTCGGTGAAATTCAACAACCAGGACATCATCCGCGCGACCTCCGACAGGATCGCGCGGATGGGCATCGCGTTTTGCCCGGAGGAGCGGGGGATATTCTCCAGCCTCGACGTGCGGGAGAATCTGATGCTGCCGCCGGTGGTCCGGGAAGGCGGACTCCCGCTCGATCAGATCTTCGATCTGTTCCCGAACCTGAAGGAGCGGCTCAAGAGCCAGGGCACCAAGCTGTCGGGCGGCGAGCAGCAGATGCTGGCGATCGCGCGCATTCTGCGCACCGGCGCGAGCTTCCTGATGCTGGACGAACCGACCGAGGGCCTTGCGCCCGTCATCATCCAGCAGATCGGCCACACCATTGCGCGGCTCAAGAAGGAGGGCTTCACCATCCTCCTGGTCGAGCAGAACTTCCGCTTCGCATCGACCGTCGCCGACCGTTACTATGTGGTCGAGCACGGCAAGATCATTGACGGGTTTTCCAACGCCGAGCTTGCCGCCAACATGGACAAGCTCCACACCTATCTCGGCGTCTAG
- a CDS encoding ABC transporter substrate-binding protein yields the protein MNTRSIASLLLTTALTFAAAGVASAQDKTVKIGALSDQSGLYADLGGPGSTLAARMAVEDSGLAAKGWKIDIISGDHQNKPDIGTTIARQWFDVDKVDIVVDVPNSGVALAVNNVVKEKNGVYINSGAATSDLTNAQCSPNTVHWTYDTYMLAHTTGQALVKAGGDTWFFLTADYAFGAALERDTTAVITANGGKVVGGVKHPLNTPDFSSFLLQAQASKAKIIGLANAGGDTTNTIKQAAEFGIVKGGQKLAALLLFLTDVKAIGLETAQGLNFTETFYWDMNDQTRAFSKRFAEKMKNNAPPTMVQAGVYSGVRHYLKALEALGGNPHDGVKIVEKMKSMPTEDDLFGKGEIQPNGRTIHSAYLFEVKKPSESKGPWDFYKLVGTVPGDQAFTPLSESKCALLKK from the coding sequence ATGAACACCAGGTCGATTGCGTCATTGCTGCTGACTACCGCGCTGACCTTCGCCGCGGCAGGCGTTGCATCCGCGCAGGACAAGACCGTCAAGATCGGCGCGCTGTCGGATCAGTCCGGGCTCTACGCGGACCTCGGCGGACCGGGCTCGACGCTGGCGGCACGAATGGCCGTCGAGGATTCCGGCTTGGCGGCGAAGGGCTGGAAGATCGACATCATCTCGGGTGACCACCAGAACAAGCCCGACATCGGGACCACGATCGCGCGGCAATGGTTCGACGTCGACAAGGTCGACATCGTCGTCGACGTGCCGAACTCGGGCGTCGCGCTGGCCGTCAACAACGTCGTCAAGGAAAAGAACGGCGTCTACATCAATTCGGGTGCGGCGACCTCCGACCTCACCAACGCACAGTGCTCGCCCAACACGGTGCACTGGACCTACGACACCTACATGCTGGCCCATACCACCGGCCAGGCGCTGGTGAAGGCCGGCGGTGACACCTGGTTCTTCCTGACAGCCGACTACGCCTTCGGCGCCGCGCTCGAGCGCGACACCACGGCTGTCATCACTGCGAATGGCGGCAAAGTGGTGGGTGGCGTCAAGCATCCGCTGAACACGCCGGATTTCTCCTCGTTCCTGCTTCAGGCGCAGGCCTCCAAGGCCAAGATCATCGGTCTTGCCAATGCCGGCGGCGACACCACGAACACGATCAAGCAGGCGGCCGAGTTCGGCATCGTCAAGGGCGGTCAGAAGCTCGCGGCACTGCTGCTGTTCCTCACCGACGTCAAGGCCATCGGTCTGGAGACGGCACAGGGCCTCAACTTCACAGAGACGTTCTATTGGGACATGAACGATCAGACCCGGGCGTTCTCCAAGCGTTTCGCGGAGAAGATGAAGAACAATGCGCCGCCGACCATGGTGCAGGCCGGCGTTTATTCGGGTGTTCGTCATTACCTCAAGGCACTGGAAGCGCTGGGCGGCAACCCGCATGACGGCGTCAAGATCGTCGAGAAGATGAAGTCGATGCCGACCGAGGACGACCTGTTCGGCAAGGGCGAGATTCAGCCCAACGGCCGCACCATCCACAGCGCCTACCTCTTCGAGGTCAAGAAGCCCTCGGAGTCCAAGGGGCCGTGGGATTTCTACAAGCTCGTCGGCACGGTGCCGGGCGACCAGGCGTTCACGCCGCTGTCCGAGAGCAAGTGCGCGCTGCTCAAGAAGTAA